The sequence TTGGGGATGGAGGGAGGTGGGAGATTTGAGGGGATGAAAGTGGTGGGAGGCAGGGGTGGTGGCGCGGACGAAACTGGAATGGAGGCGCGTGGAGGGGAAGGGGGTCGAGCAGGGAGTACGGTGGAGGGATAGGAGTTGATGAGGTTCTCGATCTCGTCTATGTCGGATTGGGAGCTGGAGTTCAACGGGATCGTGTCACTGTGAGACATTGTACGTGTCTTCTGTGATGATATTTGTAGTGGATCACGGAGAATTGGTGAGCAAGGTGGAAGAGAGTGGCAGTTTCGCGGTGGCGCGTTCAGTTGGGACGATTGGGGGGCTGTGGTGGAGCTGAGGGGGGTGTTTCGTTCGCTCTGATTGAGTCAGTCAAAAGCGtgttaaattctttttttttttcttcttttttttttctctctctcaAAAACCAAGGAAAGCGTGTTGTCGTATGAGAAACGTTGTTCCACGTACTTGTGATATAATCGTAAcggttttaataatttaaaccacgtcatttatttttattttatctatactatattttaaatttaacacattaaaaattagttaacacgttaaaaataactaatttttaatgtaattgtgtcattgtttattttaataaataaataaataaataaataaaataatataattttgatgtAAGTTATTATAATTTAGTGAATAGAGTTTTTATTCCTAGTTCTATTCATATTTGggcttttttttcctttttttctatttatttttttaatttatatatcaaaatgacAGTGTAGATCCtcactatttttttaattatactttgatccttatttaaatataaaccatattaattataaaaatattatacacaCAACACGTACGTCGATGCATTAATATCAATAAATTTGACACATTTTTACATATGATATGGAACCtagataacataattttttatatatgtataaagtAATCGTTTTTTTCGAAAGTATAAATATGAAATAACGGAAATTTCCAAATATTCAAACAACATTATAaagtataataaaatatttataatctggttatattttaattcatttaattaaATGACAACCAAAGGATAAGCAATGCATTCAAAGAATGAtcaaaaaatgtttaaaaaaaagtagGTGGAACCCACATTGAGCCTTGCAAGTCTCaatgacaaaataaaatttgattttatggattacaaaataaattatttcttttttaaaaaatagcaaAAGGACATCCATACATTATTCCTTCAACGGAAACAATTAAAAGTATTAATTATTCAATTTCAGAAAATAACACAaactttttcttccaaattaaaaacttaatatCGTTTTCGCCAAACATCTCATCTTTTTAGCTGTCAATCAAGCTGAAGAAAGTTGTTGTccactgattttttttttttaatttacaatCTAATATAATACTTGGATTCAccttttgattttatatatcTGAAACAGCTCCCAGCTGGATCTACAATGGCGGGGAAGTCGTTGATTGATCGACTGAAGAAAGCGGTGAAGAAGATCAAAGTTTTACTCGATTACAACGCTAATCGATGGAAAATCGCATCCTTGATCGGAAAGTCATCGGGCAAGAGATCAAGATTGAGCTTCAAGGTGAAGCCAGGATTGAAGGAATATGCGGAAGATTCGGAATCGAGTGATGATCACCACCCCAGATCAAGTCCTCAACTCCATCGAACTCAAAGTTATCCCGTGGAAGTTGATATCGATAAAAGGGCGGATGCATTTATTGAAAAATTCCGTAACCAGCTCAAGTATGAAAGACAGATTTCTTTGCAGTTGAGATATTACAGAGGTAACAGTTTTGAATCCGTAACATCATctccatgattttttttacatatgtaAGTTgttatgaatattttttgaGTCATTTCCGATTGATAGATGCAATCGATAGTTTGAAAAGAACTACTCAGTTTCTGTATACTCGTCTTGTGgatgaatttttgaatttaaaaaaaaaacaaattgaattatttatgcTGAAATAGGAAAACTAAATGCATTGGGTATCTTGGCATGCATCTAACGACCAATACTCCAGCGGATGATGTAACACATTCGGTGGAGCATAgcatataatattaatataataagaaATACATGAAATCGGAATGGACGATATGTTCCGGATTCCGACCCTTTCTGAAGAAGACTTGACAAACCAGATTTATTGGTCATAGGGAAGAGCTGAATCCATGGGCTAGTTGGAAGAGGCCCAATTTGATTTTGTTCCTCGTATGTTATAACTTTGAAGCAGGCCTAATTTTTtatctcacacacacacacacacacacacacacaactctTATAGCTTAtttaaaagttatatatatttattataagcaATCTAATTAATTAGAATAATAATACACAACTAATCATTGTATTGAAGAATTGAAATTGAAACCTAAAGataagaaaatataatataaaactgAAAGAACTTGTAAATTTTtcgaaaaatgtttttttttttaataagaaagTATACGATGAATTGTGGGCACAGAAATCTCTGCCTGCCACAGTTGGGAGATTTGACGCCACTTTGGCCAAAAGCAATAGGCCAGTTGAAGAAAAGTAAAGATTTTATATAAAGTAACAGAATTAAGGTACAAAAATACTAATGTTAAGTAACGGATAAAATAGCCGCTAgcacattattattttatctttgcattatttatttgggtTAAACCGTTcttttatgtatatatagttTTGTTATGTTGCTCACTCACCATTCACACTTATGTATATACCGATGAGGTGAAATTCAACTATTGGATGTATAATTTTCATACATTTCATTACATCAAATAGATAAATGTTATCTCATCGGTGTTCACATATATGTGTGTATTGTAGGTGTGCAGTGTATTAAAACTActcatacatacatacatacatacatatatataatgtttttaTTATACCCATCAgtatgtaataatttaaaaaatcaagatTATTAATTTAGTAGGCTATACGTACACAATACATGTAGAGGACactattgtgtatatatatatatagcattcATATAacgtctttttttaaaaaaattgtcccTCACTGTACCTTAGTAAATTAGTTAGATGGCAATTGCAAACAACAAGCAGCACATCGAGGGATGATTTAATGGTGTCCAGTTAAATCAGCACAAAAAGTTTGGACCATTTTCAGATCAATAAATGTATCCATGCTTTAATATATTACACCAATCAATTATCGTCCAATCTCTACAcctataaattcaaaattttatactaTGAACACCAAACATTCAATGAGTGATTTTTGATACATTCCATCTATCAAGTCATGAATTACGATATTGCGTGATATGAGTGGAGACTACTGACAATTATTTTGTGTCATTCATATTTTACGAAAATAATTAACTCAAGGTATTAGAATATTCATAGTATTTATGAACCCATGAATCTATTCATATTATCTCAATTTTACGATGTACGTGTATAGCGCACGCATAATTAATAAGTATGtacatgtattatttttatatatgtagacTAAATAATTTAATGAAGTGAATTATTACAAAAGATGATTGACTTGGGATGAATTAATGAATCTCCTAACCATTCATGTAAATTAATAGAAcgtgatttttaaatgataatgAATGCCCTTAAACAACTGACACATGAAACTTCCCCCAAACCAGACAGccacaattaattaattaattgtgtgtgtttttcttttatttcgtgACTATGATAATGACAGTAACGCACATGGATGGACCAGAAAAGAACCTTCGCAAATAGGGTACGTGATACCGATTCTTCATATAGATAAGGACGATGCAAGAAAATATAGGTTTGGGggggaaaaaaattttaaaaaaaaattaaggagGCAACAGAAAATATtagataagaaaataaaaaatatatagttatTTTAGGTTCTTaattgataaaattaaaaaattgaagaagACGCTCGCACTCATCCGCCCCCCATGAGATCCGTCCTACATGtaggaaatatatatatttatatatataattttgatatgcttCTCTGTCTATCGCGTCTATCAATAAGATGACATCATTTTATTGGATTTGATTGAGCATATCCAAATTATACGTCCACTGTGTGGATGTCACTTCATTAATAGACACGATGTGTGAACAACGTatcaaaactataaattatcCATTGAATCGGAATAAAAGATAAATTGCCCATTGAGGAGGTTAATAACCCCTTTGATGTATGTAATTCACGgcataaaaacatataattGCATAAATACTTCTTCGTTTTATACATTACAAACcagtttaaattaatataataaaccACATGTTCAcaacataaatataaatcaCTGACGATATATAGTAaagtttaattaataaattccaTTTCCCTTGTGCTTGGGCAAAAGGAATTGTTTGGGAGAATAGAGTCTGAAGAGATTAAAAGCAGAGATAAAAGAAATAATCGCCATTAAAAATATAGCAAAAAACCCACACCCCAAACCGCCGCCGATTTGGAAGCAAAACCTGGTGAATTTGTCGCAAAGCTTCATCCACACGAATCTTTTCTCTCCGGTCACCGCCAACATGGAACCCTGAACCGCCGACGAGGTGGCGGCGAACACCATGTACACCACCGCCTGTCATATTACATTATAAGTAGTAAATTTGTAGATAACTAGTGCATCAGTTCCTATTAGGGTACttggtataccgtaccgtaccgaaaatcatttatcgtaccgaaaattattgtataagaaaattcatatcgataccgtaccgaaaaggTCGGTACATATAACTACCATACCGATTATTCcgaaattgtacggtatactgaaatttcggtacgatatcagtatatatcgttttatatcgaaaaaaaaccttacattttaaattttttatttataaatttattgttttaaaatattatatattttaaaatttttgtatattttttcggtatttcggtatatatcgaaattttcaaattgcataccgttaCCGTATCGAAATCTTCAGTATACagaaaattcggtaaattcgtCATTTTTTCGACATgataatctcggtataccgaaaattcgatattttttctcaCCCCTAGTTCTATGCACATTCTTGATACATTTCCAAGGtttaattttcataataattcgtaactaaaaaatataaagataataaattaattaaaattttaaaaatctaaacATAATTTCGATTCGTTTgcggggttttttttttttaggtaaAAGGCTTGGTAGTTaggttttatatatttaaataatacatataattatTTCACTGTGACCTATCAAATAGACGAGATGAATTGTACCAAATTCATAAGTATTAAATAATTACCAACTTTATTTATCACAGTTGTTACAACTGTTTCTTATCACATTAATTTATTAGCCACATTTGATTTGATAGACAACTCTCGATCGAGCCACCAATCAGTAAACTATATTATCCATAATTAATTTTGTAGGCCAAATGAAAATGCTCACACACAccttatcataatttcaaatcttatatcatatataaaaaaaattattggatagttttcattaaatacaaattattaattaaatcaattttatCTGATGGTAGGAAAGAATTAACGAGCAAGTGACATCGATTTTTCAGCAATATTTATATTTCGTTATACAAACTTATGTTATACAATACTataacataaattaatttttcatttcttcaCTCATTTCGGGAATTTTAAATAACTAAAGGTGGTTTTATTGAAACACAAAAATTATTGTGAACACGAGtcaatttattgaaaaaaatcTCTGATCCAACCCAACTCATGAAAAATTACcgttttttatatcaaaaatattacttttcatgatATCAACCTGTTTTACGAATTTATTCGTGAGACTGCTTTCACTGTTCATTTTCCAATATACCACCAGTGTATTTCTTGAAACTTTTGAGGCAAATCCATAATAGGATGAAAGAAATTTCTTCATCATTTAATTCCATTTTTTTCACAATTTAATTCATTGTTTTTAGAGCATAGAAAAGATCTTGAATTTCAGTGGCACGAAGATTCACACCCTATTCCGGTCTTGCATTTGATTAGTTAATATTCTCAGAATGGATTCATATCAGAGAAAATAAACAGTAATAAATACACAAatgattaataaatttaaaaaataagataaattaGAAGCCAAATGCCAAGTTCTAAAGCCAATTCATGGAAATTACCTGGTCTAAGATGTAAAATCCCCAGGTCAAATATAAGTATGAAGTCCTGCTCAAATCTTTATTCGATCCACACATGAAATAACCTCTGAACAACAATTGCATCATGTTGTAAACGGCAGCAGCTGTATCAATCCATACCAATACACTATACaccaaaaacccaaaaaaaaaaaaaaagaagaaaaaagaatcatatataaataaaaaaaaatatacaggAGATTGAATGAAGTGAATATAGTAAGTATTATTACTGTTTAATTTATACTTACAACAAGGCATTCAAGTTTCTGAAAGTTGCCTTCTTGGTTACTACATTGAAGAGAAGCTTGGTTTGATGATTAAATCCCATAAGACATGAAGTCAGAACTAAGAAAACTATTGCACCAGTTCTAAGTAAAATTTCTTTCCTGCTCATAATAATATTCATAGTGCCCATCAATAATTCTGTgaggaaaatatatatttagataCAGaggaagatatatatatatatatatattgtatggATTCCAGTGTTTGTATAACACTATTTTTTGGGTGCATATATAGGCAAGAAAGTCAAGGGGAGGGGGTTTGGGAAGGGCCATATTCATTAATTACAGTGATAGTTACTTTGAGGATAATACATCAAACACCATCATTATATACTCTTGGCAATCCGGTAGATTACTGCaactgtatatatattatatggatGGAGGCATACGGTGGCTAGACgtcttatttatatttattattatatctcTATCTATCTATATGTATATGtgcgtgtatgtgtgtgtttcaAGGaaaaagagtgggtctcatgtgaaaccgtctcacggatcttaatctgtgagacgggtcaacactacccatattcacactaaaaagtaatactcttagcataaaaagtaatactttttcatggatgacccaaataagagatccgtctcacataagtttttggctTTTTGCCCAGGAAAAATTTGGGAGAATACGACACAAATTTCATATTGAAAATATACAGTAAAGATCATAACTTTATTAGATGGAGGATGTCTCAATTGGTACGAGATCTTTTGGTTGTAATCGAAAAACGAATTCATGAGACCTTAAGATCAAAATAGACAATATCATATCATTGTTGACATATGTGAATTTTATTATACAAGAAAAAGATATATTGATCATAAAATAATGGgtgatttaaaattatatggtttaaaattttagtttcacATGTTGAAATatcttgtttttatttaaaatatatgctaATCACATTACTTGATTGTTTAAACCAAATTTAGACTAaagtcaaaaaaattaaaaaataagtttttaatttgttaatcaaatgaaaataaaaatttaaaattctttttcttgatttgatgtgtttgttgtgaaaaagtaaaaatttacggtaaaaaagtaaaaatcNGCAAAGGGgatgctttattttttttacttttgagcTAATGGATGTTTATTTCTAGCACGATTTTACTTCCGAAAGTCAATATTTGACAAAGAAAAGGGGTGAATTTGTCAAGAGTTCAACAATCAAAGGATCCCAATGAAAATAGCTTAAAGTTCGGGTTGGTGGTTGGTGTTTTCAATTTGAATCGAAAGAAAGAATCTGAGGGGCAATTTTGTCCGCTCGAATTCATCGACCCTCGGCCTCGCACTGTTAACCCTAGACTTTCAATCTTTCTTTAATCTCGCACCAAatttgttcaatatttcaaagaAGTTAAATCATGAGTCGGAGTTTGGGGATTCCGGTAAAGTTGCTGCACGAGGCGTCAGGGCACATCGTGACGGTGGAGCTTAAGAGCGGGGAGCTTTATCGAGGTAGCATGGTAGAGTGCGAGGATAATTGGAATTGCCAGCTTGAAAACATCACTTACACTGCCAAGGTTCTTTTCACCAACTTCGCGATTTTGTAATTAGAATTGCCAGCTTtgccctcttttttttttgaaaaaaattgttaaatacCTTGCGATATAGTATTTGTTGTTGCAGTTGATTTTGATGCAGGTGTTAAACTCCTAGAAAGATGTAAAGTTGATTAATTTAGTTAGTATTTATGCGAATATTTCTGCTGTATTTGTTAAAAATCTATGACGAGTGCACCGAGCCTGAATGCTCAAGGAGGCGCATACCTTGCTTCTTGATAGGAGCAATGGCTCTTTGATGATGCATATTCTTTTAAGTATGAATCCCCTAAATTGTTGCGCTTCAGTGGTTCAAGATGATTTTAATCCTGCCTTAAGTTTATGGTAGTGTTCCTGCGTAAAGAGAATGACTGCCTTTGCCTTAGCTTAATGGAAATGTCGTCTCGTTAGCTTTTGAAAGGAGGAAAAAAAGATGCTGAAATAACTTTGCAGATTTCCAGTCATGTTGCTCCACttgcttttcttttttattatgaTGGGATTTTAATCTCTTTTAGAAAGAAAATTTTCAGGTTCATTTATTGATTTCATTTGATTcatttttattcatgtttttattttcattagaTAATGGCCCTGATGAATATCTTAAATTCTGGATGGTAAGGAGTGATTCTTGCTTCTCGGAAACCTCTTCTAGTTTATAATTGGTTGGTTTAGAAGTACATAATATCTTTTTTTACGTTTTGTTACATGCAAATACTTGATGTGGTGAAATTTGGCTTTCTGAAATCTACCTGACCCTGTGTGATAATTTATCGAGAATCGACTTTTGTAAAATGAAGGACAGCTAGATAACAAGAGTTATATTATATAAGCAGGAAACCAATTTGCTCATTAAGTCTACTCCGTGAAAGCTCTTACAGGTTTCGATATCTCATTTTCTCTTCACTTGAATTTGAATTGCTGATATGCTCTCTATGTTGCAGGATGGGAAGGTCTCACAACTTGAGCATGTTTTCATTCGAGGCAGCAAAGTCAGGTTTGCCGATTCTATTTTGGAAGTCCTTTTATTGCATTGTAATGTTACTAATTCTCACTTTTGCCAGGTTCATGGTAATTCCAGATATGCTTAAGAATGCTCCAATGTTTAAACGTTTGGAAGCAAGGATCAAGGTATCATTCTGTTGCTGTAAGGTTAATTCTTCTTATTGGTTTCCTGCTTACCAGTTTTCCGATCAATATAATTTCCATCTCTGAAGGGTAAAGGTTCAGCACTTGGAGTTGGACGTGGACGAGCTGTTGCCATGCGAGCTAGGGTAAGTGTTGCTTCCTTCTCTGTTTGCAACTGTGTCATATGAGTATAGAcattcatttttattaaaaagtttTAATAGCCCATTAATATCTTTGCTTATTCACCAATACCACCTGGAAAGTGAATGCCACTTTAAAAGTTACTCTTAGCTTATTAGATTGTTCTGATGCTCGAAACTTGTTGGCAGGCTCAGGCTGCTGGTCGTGGCGCAGCACCTGGTAGAGGTGCCGTACCACCTGTGCGGAGGTGATAATTTGAAGTGCTGTGCTTCGTATTGGGCCTATGGCGTATCGACTCTAGTCAGCAATGATAGATACCTGAATCTTACTTTCTTCTCTCATGTTTGTGTTGAGATCTTTGATGTAGAATGAGAACTTGGTCCTACTGTAGCATTTCAGGTTTCGTGAAAATAACTTTTCTTAGAATGCTACTTCTGAACACATTGACCTTATGCATTTCGCTGTCTTACATTTTCAAATGGTCTTACTTTAAAGTAAAGACCGTTCATTCACCTCGCCGCGATGAAAGAAAGAATGTTTCGAGAAACAAAGCATACGTTGGCTTCCTTAGTTCTGCAACAACCTACTACTCTTGGAATTATTGGACCGTGAAGTTCGACATTTTACCAAATAACAAGTGGTGTCGAGAAAAtcgataataaatttttaccacaAGTCCACAATAGTCATTCTTAGATCTTCATCGTGCCAAATCCTCCCCGTAAGCACATATGGTTTGGTCGATTTATCATCTATACCTGGTTTCGGCACTTTTTATTAATCACGACTGGAGCTTCTAAATAGTACTACAGATGGTAAGGACCGGTCGATTGGATCGTTTGTCGACTTTTTGGTTATTTTAGAAATTTCTCTCTTTGGCCTTAACTCAGGTCAGTGAAGTGCATCTATAAAACTCCTATTTAATATTCAGTATCACAGTAAATTGGTTTAATTAGCTTGTGAAGCTTCAGCTGAGCTCCTGCCATCCTTAAAGATTAGTCTTCCTTAATGATGCGTGATATGCAGCGATGATTCTGTCCTGGAGACCAAGACAAGAAGAAGCGTGTTATCAAAGTGTTTATTTATTGGTCATATTCTGTttagcttttttaatttttggtggTTTTTGTTTGTAATCTCTGTCAAAGCGCAGTTCTGGACCGTCCTTTTCGTTTTACTTTAATTCAtaataaagattaaaaaaaatagtattagCCTGGGGATTACAGGTTTTGATAAGATTACGATTAAACAGTTTATGTAATTGAATATCATCCAgctttataaatattatatgataaattaaAGTCGTAATTTTAAGAATGATTTAGTCATACTATGATTATAGTAGCATCCATAAAACAATGATTGTCCTATTAAGAATATGCatagaaataaaaatgattGTGTGTCTATTTTAGTCAATACACATGTTCACATATGTCTATAAATACAACACACCTGTATTACTGTAGACTTGATTTTGTTCATGAATAAAAGCTCCCGCTTCTTTGTTTCTGTTTTCTGATATGATATCAGAGCAGAGAGCTTCGCGTCTCTGATTTCTTCCTTTCTTTTCTCCTTCGATTACCGCAAATTGTGAAAGGCAACAATATGGCTAATCCCCAGCTTAATCGCGGTGTTTCAGAGGATTCGAGTAGCCCATTTTTCCTTCACAATGGAGATCATCCAGGGTTACTGCTTGTTTCTCATCAATTGACAGGTTCGAACTACAATACTTGGAGTCGATC comes from Primulina huaijiensis isolate GDHJ02 chromosome 5, ASM1229523v2, whole genome shotgun sequence and encodes:
- the LOC140977443 gene encoding uncharacterized protein; protein product: MAGKSLIDRLKKAVKKIKVLLDYNANRWKIASLIGKSSGKRSRLSFKVKPGLKEYAEDSESSDDHHPRSSPQLHRTQSYPVEVDIDKRADAFIEKFRNQLKYERQISLQLRYYRGNSFESVTSSP
- the LOC140976558 gene encoding CASP-like protein XL3 — its product is MGTMNIIMSRKEILLRTGAIVFLVLTSCLMGFNHQTKLLFNVVTKKATFRNLNALFVLVWIDTAAAVYNMMQLLFRGYFMCGSNKDLSRTSYLYLTWGFYILDQAVVYMVFAATSSAVQGSMLAVTGEKRFVWMKLCDKFTRFCFQIGGGLGCGFFAIFLMAIISFISAFNLFRLYSPKQFLLPKHKGNGIY
- the LOC140976548 gene encoding small nuclear ribonucleoprotein SmD3b-like yields the protein MSRSLGIPVKLLHEASGHIVTVELKSGELYRGSMVECEDNWNCQLENITYTAKDGKVSQLEHVFIRGSKVRFMVIPDMLKNAPMFKRLEARIKGKGSALGVGRGRAVAMRARAQAAGRGAAPGRGAVPPVRR